The Aythya fuligula isolate bAytFul2 chromosome 1, bAytFul2.pri, whole genome shotgun sequence nucleotide sequence TTTGGTGTGTAACTTAAACTGGTTAGATGCAGTatggctggaagaaaaaatctttcaatgtctgtctgccttttatttatttttaataccagGAAGCATCATCCTTCATATCTGCTGTCTGTATATGAGAAATTCCTCTATCTTCCATCAAGGGGGAGAAAGTCAGGATAATTAATATCATAAATGTTTCAGATAAGGAGTGGCTGCTTGATTCCAAACGTAGAAATTAGTAGActttgaaagcagcagctgctgtgcagtaCCACAGAGGAGTAAAGATTCAACTTTCACTATCCTTTAGAGCAAATCAGTAGATTCTCAGACTTAAATactttattgaagaaaaaatttcTGAGTAGTCCGTTTGCTTGCGTCAATGTTGAAAAGTCACAGAGATTATTGCCAGGTGAGATGTGCAGGTGTGTACGTGAGAGGGCAGAAATACTGCATGAATGgtatttaggttaaaaaaacCCTTAAAGATCACTTTCCAGCATGatgaaaataacagaagcaaGTAATTAATATGTAATTCCTAACTTGATTTATTCTTGTTTCtgctcagttttgtttcttttcccacagCTGTTTGTTGCTGGCTTGATTGTGCTGCTGTTAGACGAGTTGCTACAGAAAGGCTACGGGTTGGGGTCCGGTATTTCCCTATTTATTGCTACCAATATCTGTGAAACCATTGTCTGGAAGGCTTTTAGTCCCACTACCATCAACACTGGCAGAGGTATGGGTGCTATTACAACTAGCTATATATCCACTGAAACAcattatactatatatatactttatcaGCTGTAGCTTCTAAAATAGTCAAACATTGAAGATAAGAATGTTATCTGACTTGCAAGAAGATTAATTACctgcaagttttcttttccagatttgAATCCCACTAGTTAAGATGGGAGCTGTAGCCCCTTGACTGAAGATTTTAGATTTCCAAATTGCAATAGCCTTGTTTTAGCATAATTTAGTCTGTAGAAATAGACAAGAGATTAAATTCTGTATGTTAGGGGAGATGTTTTTGATCCAACTGTTGTTTGTGGCTATAGGTTACTGTTACAGTTATTGCCTCCAAATTACTTAAAGCTTGTTTGAGTCTTCAGAGACTGCCATCTGTTTGTTCTTCAGCCAATATCTGGTTGTCCAGAGACTCTGGAAATACCAAGTCAGGATACATCCTGTGTTTGCATCAGGAAGTTAATTAGATTAATGAAATCTAGTTAATTATCTGAAATTCTGAGCCAGAATTTTAGTTAGCTCTCATTTTCACCAGACTTCCAGTATTTCTCTCTGCCGTGGTTTATTACTGCTTttctaaagctatttttttctcctcttttattatttcttctttccaatcCTCATCCTACccccaggaaagaaagaaaaaagaagaaaaaaaagattcttttgtgtgatactttttttttttttttaaaccaagaatAATCTTGCTTATTCTCCCTTCTGTGAATTAGAACACTGTATTGTGATACATTTCTTGTAACAGGATTTATGTCCTATTGAATCTGATTTTAGGCATATCACTTTTAAAATTCCCTGAGGAAAGctgtgaagattttttaaaatctgttttaaatgtacagttcaaaacttcttttgtttttttgctttttgtaggAACGGAGTTTGAGGGTGCTGTGATTGCTTTATTTCACCTTCTGGCTACGCGAACCGACAAAGTCCGTGCTTTGCGGGAGGCTTTTTACAGACAAAATTTGCCCAATCTCATGAATTTGATTGCTACAGtatttgtgtttgctgttgtcatatattttcaggtaaaataagaaatttctCATAGTCGCTCTGTGAAACTGCATAGGTTGAAGTGCTTGGACTCCAGAGAGTGCAGTcgctggggggaaaaaaaaaagcaaaacaacaataacTGAGTTATCTTAGCTTTGAGTAaggaattctttttatttgaatagTGATACTTCAGTACTGTACCGTGCCTCTGTGACAGTACAGCTGTTAAACTTTATACCTGTACGCAGGCAGTGATGTGATTTCACATTCTGTTGGATGCCATACAGCCTATTAGAGTACTTGTGCAGTGCTTGTATCATACAAGAAATGCGCATGATATTCATACTTGAGGTAAAAAGTAATGCTTTTGGCCACAGCTAGAGAACCTTGCTTCTTTGGGGCGTGCATGATACAGATTTGTTCAGGAAATGACTGTGTAATTAACAGATAGCTTATTGCGTCGTGTTCTCCCCTGCACTCCCACTTCCCCAAGATTTTCTTGAAATActtagctgtttatttttaaacatgagtATTTGCTAAAATGGATACTGAAGTAGACCCAtagggtttttttggtttggtttggttttgtggtgTGTCCAAAACGTGATGTTTTTCAAGCTGTTGAGAGTGAGTGCTGGCAAAAAAATCTTGAATTCTGTGGTTTTCAAATTAATGTGGCTTTTTGGGGCCTACTGAGATAGGAGCCCACCCCAGAAAAGAGAGGTCTGGGCTTGCAAATGTAAGTCTCCTGGTACTCACCAATTAAGTTAAAAGCCATTAAAGGGTTTTATCAAACCATATTTTATAAAGTAAGTGAGTTTTAGAGGAATGTTACTTAGCATTGGAGAGAGaatgtttatataaaaagaaTGTAACGCGACCAAGCAGTAACACTTACAAATCCCTAAAATCTGTAACgcaggctgcagctgaaagCCTTTGGGCTTTACTGTCCTCGAGTTTGCACTCCTTGTTTATCTAGCAGATATCTTCAGGGATAGCTTTTAGGCACACTAGGAATAATTTTTATCTTAGAAATAAACTCGATGCATTTGTATTCCTCCTTGCAGGGCTTTCGTGTTGATTTACCTATCAAGTCTGCACGGTATCGTGGACAGTACAGCAGCTACCCTATCAAGCTCTTTTATACCTCCAACATTCCCATCATTCTGCAGTCTGCCTTAGTTTCGAACCTCTATGTTATTTCCCAGATGTTGTCTGTTCGTTTTAGTGGCAACTTCTTGGTGAACTTATTAGGACAGTGGGCAGTAAGTATTTTatcacttaaaataattattatatataaatatatatctattttaCTTCATGGTGAGATTTGGATATTTAACCAGCAGAAAACTGGAATGCTTATTTCCTAACATTTGTagggaaaagctgttttaaacTTAGAAGAGGAATTCCTCTGTAAACACAGGATAGGAAGGTGAGGTCTGGGAGAACtaattgcttcttttcttcccctctcacAGGATGTCAGTGGCGGTGGCCCTGCTCGTTCTTACCCTGTTGGTGGCCTGTGCTACTACTTGTCCCCTCCAGAATCCATGGGTGCAATATTTGAGGATCCCGTCCATGTCATagtttatataatttttatgttgGGATCCTGTGCGTTCTTCTCCAAGACTTGGATTGAGGTGTCTGGTTCATCGGCAAAAGACGTAGGTGTTCTGCTAAACGTGCCTAATGATTGTATTTTCAAACACTGCCTCTAATTTAGAACCGACCAGCTCCTAACTGATCGGTTATTGCTCTGACTAAACACCAGATGATTGTGAAATGCTGCAGCAGGTTCATAAAACCATGTTTCCGCAGGTTGCCAAGCAACTCAAAGAGCAGCAAATGGTGATGAGAGGCCACAGGGACACTTCAATGGTTCACGAGCTTAACAGGTGAGGAAATGCTGacctccagctgtgctgctctgctgggtggGCACAAGTGCTGGGGAAGTGTCAGCTAGAGCAGATACGCTTGGAAAAATCCGGGATTGTTTCCAGTACAAATGTCAAGATCCTTCCCAGTCAGCTGTCCCAGTAATGCAAAAGATGTATACAGCAGTAGGTGAGAGATTAACCCGTAGCGTCTTTTGTGTAAGCAGAGTAAGGAGGGAATTTGGGTTGAATCTCttctatgttttttaaaagggagaaaCCTTGATTTTCCCAGGTGTTTAATTTACCATTTCTGAACTAAGGTGATGCTACAGAAGTGGTACTTGATGCAGTAAGCGAAGCGTGCAGGTGTGGATTGCAAGGCGGGTTCCTCCCTGCATGTTTAAGTCATTGGTTTCAGTCCTGTGGAGGTTACAAAGTATTCATATAATGAGAAAAAGTTACCCTGTTAACTAAAAAGCTTTGCCAGTGGTCAATTACTTATGCAGCTTTCCTGTcagtgaatatttattttagttccTACGCTGTGCAAATATGATTTAGAAGATCATAAGATGTAATGGCAGAGTTGCAATTGCAATGCTAAACTCGTCCCTaaatattcttgtttttttttttagtaggaGATGTTTTGCTAGAATCCCTGTAGGAAAACATGTCATGATAAATCCTTTCCTTTGTTCCAGGTACATCCCGACAGCAGCTGCATTTGGTGGGTTGTGCATCGGTGCCCTTTCGGTTTTAGCTGACTTCCTAGGAGCCATTGGGTCGGGCACTGGCATTCTGCTTGCAGTCACCATTATTTATCAgtactttgaaatatttgtaaaagaacAAGCTGAAGTTGGAGGAGTAGGCGCGTTATTTTTCTAGATGTCCAAACATTTCATGGTTTGTGTGAAAGGGAAAGTATTTTGACAACATGCGTCACTTAGTCCAATAAcgctcttttctttttacttgttttaaagTGCTCCCTGTCCCGTTACCATAACGGGCATCGAGCCATGCCTGTGTGCAGCATCAGTACCAGCTGCCTTAAGAATAAAGTTTACATTATCTTGTTTAAGTATATCTAGTGTTGCCTGTAATGCTGGAAACCAATTCATCTACCTTGCTGTTGAAACACTACAGTGAGATGGTAAAATGTATCAGCTCGATGTTGGTAAACATTTTTGC carries:
- the SEC61A2 gene encoding protein transport protein Sec61 subunit alpha encodes the protein MGIKFLEVIKPFCAVLPEIQKPERKIQFREKVLWTAITLFIFLVCCQIPLFGIMSSDSADPFYWMRVILASNRGTLMELGISPIVTSGLIMQLLAGAKIIEVGDTPKDRALFNGAQKLFGMIITIGQAIVYVMTGMYGDPAEMGAGICLLIIIQLFVAGLIVLLLDELLQKGYGLGSGISLFIATNICETIVWKAFSPTTINTGRGTEFEGAVIALFHLLATRTDKVRALREAFYRQNLPNLMNLIATVFVFAVVIYFQGFRVDLPIKSARYRGQYSSYPIKLFYTSNIPIILQSALVSNLYVISQMLSVRFSGNFLVNLLGQWADVSGGGPARSYPVGGLCYYLSPPESMGAIFEDPVHVIVYIIFMLGSCAFFSKTWIEVSGSSAKDVAKQLKEQQMVMRGHRDTSMVHELNRYIPTAAAFGGLCIGALSVLADFLGAIGSGTGILLAVTIIYQYFEIFVKEQAEVGGVGALFF